The following nucleotide sequence is from Elusimicrobiota bacterium.
ATTTGCGCCGGAATTTTTAACCAGATCCGCGGTTGCTTTCATAGTCCCGCCTGTAGCAAGCAAATCATCTATTATAAGAACTTTTTCCCCCTTATGAACTGCGTCTTCGTGCATTTCAATTGTATCCGTACCATATTCTAATTGATATGTACCAGAAACCGTTCTAAAGGGAAGTTTTCCTTTCTTTCTTATAGGAACAAAACCTGCTCCGAGCCCGTAGGCAACAGCCGCCCCAAAAATAAAGCCTCTTGATTCAATACCAACAACCTTGTTTATTCCCTTGCCCTTATAATGAGAGATTAAAGCATCTACTGTTTTCTGAAACAGTTTTCCTTGCCCAATAAGAGTAGTTATGTCTTTAAATATTATGCCTTTCTTAGGAAAATCCGGTATATCTCTGATTGCGTTTCTTAGCTCGTTAATATCATCTTTCATTTTAAAGCAGCTCCTTTCTTATGTCTTTTCCCTACCTACTACGACTTCCTTAATGTAATTCAATGGAGTCCCGCTACAGCGGGACCTACTGTCTATTGTCTCCTGTCTTTTCCGCTTCTTCGTTTCCCTTTTCTTCTTTCAATTTTTCTTCTTCGCATATCGGGCGCCCCTTGACGGCGGTCAACCAACTTCCTTCTGTCATTTTTACTAAATCTTGAATCCAGTGAAAGCTGATCAGATTGTTCCTTATCAAGCATTTTTAATTTAAGAAAAAGAAATTTCAGCCGTTTCAATGCGGCTTCTTCAATTTGTCTTACTCTTTCCCGCGAAATCTTAAGCTGG
It contains:
- a CDS encoding adenine phosphoribosyltransferase → MKDDINELRNAIRDIPDFPKKGIIFKDITTLIGQGKLFQKTVDALISHYKGKGINKVVGIESRGFIFGAAVAYGLGAGFVPIRKKGKLPFRTVSGTYQLEYGTDTIEMHEDAVHKGEKVLIIDDLLATGGTMKATADLVKNSGANIEGISFLVELTFLKGREKLSGYDVFSLIKF